The following are encoded together in the Coregonus clupeaformis isolate EN_2021a unplaced genomic scaffold, ASM2061545v1 scaf1026, whole genome shotgun sequence genome:
- the LOC121555756 gene encoding uncharacterized protein LOC121555756: MSDTEVASTSEAASTAGSIVHVLDDAPPLIRTDSIFLTKAMLGYKTDDSITSIDNSEDDYVPRSSEEDDSDEFSEPKTRVDSSKHDDLVSEGDSSDKLAGVKRKKQYKKTIKRCRSSSEENSSNGESELKRMKRYENTYKRCTSSPKSNTSSESLLVMNVSEVDGSKKYHQKKHFCLFCEQPQSKIARHLEHKHGDEMEVATALQFAKKSKARRLQLNLLRKKGNRAHNIQALKEGKGVLVPCKQTSDDKSNHQDYQHCFACHGLFKRKSMWRHVARCTLAQNVRKEMPGKTRIQALCASAQPVAKGVSEKVWKLVSNMAQDDVAHAVKEDRYILALGEKMYNKKWENPSQHQHIRQTLRELGRLVIKGRKVTPLKKMKDYINPQHFNTS; this comes from the exons ATGTCAGACACTGAGGTTGCCAGTACCTCTGAGGCTGCCAGTACCGCTGGGTCGATAGTCCATGTGTTGGATGATGCACCGCCATTGATCAGAACAGACAGCATATTC TTGACCAAAGCTATGCTTGGATACAAGACTGATGACTCAATAACCAGCATTGACAACAGTGAAGATGATTATGTCCCAAGGTCATCAGAGGAAGACGATTCCGATGAATTTTCAGAACCAAAGACAAGGGTGGACAGCAGTAAACACGATGATCTAGTCTCAGAGGGAGACAGTTCAGATAAATTAGCGGGTGTCAAGAGAAAGAAGCAATACAAGAAGACTATCAAGAGATGCAGAAGTTCCTCAGAAGAAAACAGCTCAAATGGAGAATCAGAACTCAAGAGAATGAAGCGATACGAAAATACTTATAAGAGATGTACTAGTTCCCCAAAGTCGAACACTAGCAGTGAATCATTGCTTGTAATGAATGTCTCAGAAGTAGATGGATCCAAAAAGTACCACCAAAAAAAGCACTTCTGTCTGTTTTGCGAGCAACCGCAATCCAAAATCGCCCGTCATTTAGAACATAAACATGGGGATGAAATGGAAGTAGCTACTGCACTTCAGTTTGCAAAGAAGTCAAAAGCTAGGAGACTTCAGCTGAATCTCCTTCGCAAGAAGGGGAATCGGGCACACAACATTCAGGCACTTAAagaaggaaagggtgttttggtACCATGTAAGCAAACAAGTGATGACAAGAGCAATCACCAGGACTATCAGCATTGTTTTGCCTGCCATGGGCTCTTTAAACGCAAATCTATGTGGAGGCATGTGGCAAGGTGCACACTAGCACAAAATGTTCGTAAGGAGATGCCTGGCAAAACCAGAATACAGGCACTCTGTGCTAGTGCTCAACCGGTTGCTAAAGGAGTCAGCGAGAAGGTCTGGAAACTGGTGAGTAACATGGCTCAAGATGATGTAGCCCATGCAGTAAAAGAAGACAGATACATCTTGGCATTGGGTGAAAAAATGTACAACAAGAAATGGGAGAACCCCTCACAACACCAGCACATTCGTCAAACTTTGCGAGA